The following proteins come from a genomic window of Solwaraspora sp. WMMA2065:
- a CDS encoding fibronectin type III domain-containing protein — protein MTVGTVTALVVGMGLTVLGLGAADHAAAGYDASSWLWSSARSELARVNGLTGRVDTRVEVADAQGRQTQVLQTDQFLILRELATGKVSSLDLATLQVGATVQSTTGFGVSVAMQGDAAFVIDAVQGVVRQIDPRSLRPVGDPVRYPPGIAGGHFDGAGRLWIAVPSEGTVSAITAAPLPSDPTQGSAEGSAEAVFDSSIPQPAAAGQDADATDETAGPTRIRTVAVAPPSNELAISALDDGVAVLNRTAGALTLLRGGDRHEVPLDLDGPGVLPARTTGSLVAVTVPERRRIVLVDDDGVRQLSVPGSGSALRPAVSWAGRVYCADERSREILAFDGAGALLASIDVTETAGPLDLEVRENHLFINAPDAATARVVTDAHEVRQVDKYANDILGGDPPPEPPPPPPPPKPTVGRPGAPRAVSAAAGDTTVRVSWQPAADNGASIQRYVVTGDGRSFEVGANQRSFEVTGLVNGETYRFSVHAVNAEGAGPERESNPVVPTAEVPDAPVNVTAQARADGSVAVSWPAADGQGNVIAGYTVTAVSAEATAPVGDVSGTELVLPPGSLDYGTQYAFTVVAVSDQGANSTASPLSNSVVPYTAPGEPAAVEATTVADQRGALRVGWSPAPDNGRPVTGYVVTAGDQRTEVADGTVVTLTGLGDGADVTVSVHAVNEAGAGPSVSTTARTVAAPKVTVTGATAGTNAVTLSFSVDAGGGNVSCSAAADGAAAVTGSCNSIRVGGLYPGRSYRFTVRASNAAGTGTATHSRATADLYGIATCVNGPDGGQRTYCDDDVPGRNGNEIFAVPEQDNSRQVGWVPDGTRLTALCRRQGGHVDAWIYNGGKASTWWIRVEYSGKNYIPWAWLNLAGGDDLNQLPTC, from the coding sequence GTGACCGTCGGCACGGTCACCGCGCTCGTCGTCGGCATGGGGCTCACCGTGCTCGGGCTCGGCGCGGCCGACCACGCGGCGGCCGGCTACGACGCGAGCTCCTGGTTGTGGAGCTCCGCCCGCAGCGAGCTGGCCAGGGTCAACGGGCTCACCGGGCGGGTCGACACCCGGGTCGAGGTCGCCGACGCACAGGGCCGCCAAACTCAGGTGCTGCAGACGGACCAGTTCCTGATCCTGCGCGAACTGGCCACCGGCAAGGTCAGCTCGCTCGATCTCGCCACGTTGCAGGTCGGCGCGACCGTCCAGAGCACGACCGGGTTCGGGGTGAGCGTGGCGATGCAGGGCGACGCGGCCTTCGTCATCGACGCCGTCCAGGGCGTGGTTCGCCAGATCGACCCCAGGTCACTGCGGCCCGTCGGCGACCCGGTGCGCTACCCGCCGGGGATCGCCGGTGGACATTTCGACGGCGCCGGTCGGCTGTGGATCGCAGTGCCGAGCGAGGGCACCGTCTCGGCGATCACCGCAGCGCCGCTGCCGAGCGACCCGACGCAGGGCTCGGCGGAGGGCTCGGCGGAGGCCGTCTTCGACTCGTCGATCCCCCAGCCGGCCGCCGCCGGGCAGGATGCGGACGCCACCGACGAAACCGCCGGGCCGACCCGGATCCGGACCGTGGCGGTCGCCCCGCCCAGCAACGAGTTGGCCATCTCCGCGCTCGACGACGGCGTCGCGGTGCTCAACCGGACGGCCGGCGCGCTGACCCTGTTGCGCGGCGGGGACCGCCACGAGGTGCCGCTCGACCTGGACGGTCCGGGCGTCCTGCCGGCCCGCACGACCGGCAGCCTGGTCGCGGTCACCGTGCCCGAACGGCGACGCATCGTCCTGGTCGACGACGACGGGGTCCGGCAGCTGTCGGTGCCGGGCAGCGGATCCGCGCTCCGTCCCGCCGTCAGCTGGGCGGGCCGGGTCTACTGCGCCGACGAACGCAGCCGGGAGATCCTCGCGTTCGACGGGGCGGGGGCGCTGCTTGCGTCGATCGACGTCACCGAGACCGCCGGCCCGCTCGACCTGGAGGTCCGGGAGAACCACCTGTTCATCAACGCGCCCGACGCGGCCACCGCCCGGGTCGTCACCGACGCCCACGAGGTCCGGCAGGTCGACAAGTACGCCAACGACATCCTCGGCGGTGACCCACCGCCGGAGCCACCGCCACCGCCACCACCGCCGAAGCCGACGGTCGGCCGGCCGGGTGCGCCCCGCGCGGTCAGCGCGGCAGCCGGCGACACCACCGTGCGGGTGAGCTGGCAGCCGGCGGCCGACAACGGCGCGAGCATCCAGCGGTACGTGGTCACCGGCGACGGCCGCAGCTTCGAGGTCGGGGCCAACCAACGGTCGTTCGAGGTCACCGGGCTGGTCAACGGCGAGACGTACCGGTTCTCGGTCCACGCGGTCAACGCCGAGGGCGCGGGGCCCGAGCGGGAGTCCAACCCGGTCGTTCCCACCGCTGAGGTGCCCGACGCCCCGGTGAACGTCACCGCGCAGGCCCGCGCGGACGGCTCGGTCGCGGTGAGCTGGCCGGCCGCCGACGGCCAGGGCAACGTCATCGCCGGCTACACGGTCACCGCCGTATCGGCCGAGGCCACCGCCCCGGTCGGCGACGTCTCCGGCACCGAGCTGGTCCTCCCGCCCGGCTCGCTCGACTACGGCACGCAGTACGCGTTCACCGTCGTCGCGGTCAGCGACCAGGGAGCCAACTCGACAGCGTCGCCGTTGAGCAACTCGGTGGTGCCCTACACGGCCCCCGGCGAGCCGGCGGCGGTCGAGGCGACCACCGTGGCCGACCAGCGGGGTGCCCTGCGGGTCGGCTGGTCGCCGGCACCGGACAACGGGCGTCCGGTCACCGGGTACGTGGTGACCGCCGGCGACCAGCGCACCGAGGTTGCCGACGGCACCGTCGTCACCCTGACCGGGCTGGGCGACGGGGCCGATGTGACGGTCTCGGTGCATGCGGTCAACGAGGCCGGTGCCGGCCCGTCGGTGAGTACGACGGCCCGTACCGTCGCCGCGCCGAAGGTCACCGTCACCGGTGCCACCGCCGGCACCAACGCGGTCACCCTGAGCTTCTCGGTGGACGCCGGTGGCGGGAACGTCAGCTGCAGCGCGGCGGCCGACGGCGCGGCGGCCGTCACCGGCAGCTGCAACAGCATCCGGGTCGGCGGACTCTACCCGGGACGGTCCTACCGGTTCACCGTCCGGGCCAGCAACGCGGCCGGCACCGGCACCGCCACCCACAGCCGGGCGACCGCGGACCTGTACGGCATCGCGACCTGCGTCAACGGTCCGGACGGCGGGCAACGCACCTACTGCGACGACGACGTTCCCGGTCGCAACGGCAACGAGATCTTCGCCGTGCCGGAGCAGGACAACAGCCGCCAGGTCGGCTGGGTGCCCGACGGCACCCGACTGACCGCGCTGTGCCGCCGCCAGGGCGGGCACGTCGACGCCTGGATCTACAACGGCGGTAAGGCCAGCACCTGGTGGATCCGGGTGGAGTACAGCGGGAAGAACTACATCCCGTGGGCCTGGCTGAACCTGGCCGGCGGCGACGACCTGAACCAGCTGCCCACCTGCTGA
- a CDS encoding MoxR family ATPase, translating into MTTTTQLTPHEVTGFASTAARLAGEISTVVLGKPQVVRLTLTALFAQGHVLLEDVPGVGKTTLARAVAATVHGHWRRIQFTPDLLPADVSGVTIFNQSTQGFEFHPGPVFANIVIADEINRASPKTQSALLEVMEERTVTVDGVRHPVPRPFLVVATQNPVEMDGTYRLPEAQLDRFLVRLSVGYPDEQTEIEVLRGATLRSPEALEPVTDTATVGRLIQLAQRVHIADPLYGYAVRLAAATRTHPQIRVGVSPRGVIALTRAACAYALIGGRGFVLPEDLKALLEPVFAHRLLLTADAQLRGVTAAEVLADVVRSVPVPLPAGQPAAAGV; encoded by the coding sequence GTGACCACGACCACCCAGCTGACGCCCCACGAGGTGACCGGCTTCGCCTCGACCGCCGCTCGACTGGCCGGTGAGATCTCCACCGTGGTGCTGGGCAAACCGCAGGTGGTGCGACTGACCCTGACGGCCCTGTTCGCGCAGGGCCACGTCCTGCTGGAGGACGTGCCGGGGGTGGGTAAGACCACCCTGGCACGGGCCGTCGCCGCCACGGTGCACGGCCACTGGCGTCGGATCCAGTTCACCCCCGACCTGTTGCCCGCCGACGTGTCCGGGGTGACCATCTTCAACCAGTCCACCCAGGGGTTCGAGTTCCATCCCGGCCCGGTGTTCGCCAACATCGTCATCGCCGACGAGATCAACCGCGCCTCACCCAAGACCCAGTCGGCGCTGCTGGAGGTGATGGAGGAACGCACGGTCACAGTGGACGGGGTCCGGCATCCGGTGCCCCGGCCGTTTCTGGTGGTGGCCACCCAGAACCCGGTCGAGATGGACGGCACCTACCGGCTTCCGGAGGCCCAGCTGGATCGGTTCCTGGTCCGGTTGTCGGTCGGCTACCCCGATGAGCAGACCGAGATCGAGGTGCTGCGCGGGGCGACCCTGCGGTCCCCTGAGGCACTCGAGCCGGTGACCGACACGGCCACCGTCGGCCGGCTCATCCAACTGGCGCAACGGGTGCACATCGCCGACCCGTTGTACGGGTACGCGGTGCGGCTGGCGGCCGCGACCAGGACACACCCGCAGATCCGGGTCGGGGTCAGTCCACGCGGGGTGATCGCGCTGACCCGGGCGGCCTGCGCGTACGCGCTGATCGGCGGCCGGGGGTTCGTGCTGCCCGAGGATCTGAAGGCCCTGCTGGAGCCGGTCTTCGCGCACCGGCTGCTACTCACCGCGGACGCCCAACTGCGCGGCGTCACGGCAGCCGAGGTGCTCGCCGACGTGGTCCGGTCGGTCCCGGTGCCGCTGCCGGCCGGCCAGCCGGCAGCGGCCGGGGTCTGA
- a CDS encoding DUF58 domain-containing protein, with the protein MNVTARCLGLGVTAALLTAVGSVLGYPELALLGTAGLTVVGYAAGYALWQPRLSVRRTVEPDRVNRGDVCTVTLQVGNLRRWGAASVLAEERCGRRWIPVPLARLRSGATTTVRYPVPTDRRGVLPVGPLRVLRRDPFGLVAVARADGEPVRVWVRPQMHPLRAVPAGIARSLDGRIDRVPHGSITFDSLREYVVGDELRRVHWRTSARIGQLMVREHVDTSMPRLVVLLDNRTVAYHDHADGASATFESACEAAASVVDAATRADLPVLLRMVVDQPPPDGTPSRHPLDRLAEVTLAGTDRLTGEDPVRQVCDQLRQQRPGDTLVYLAGTGDPDAVARIGALRAVFAIILVGRITGAVDPSAGGAPALGAPTGLAGVLFVEAADGVSFAAGWDAAGDR; encoded by the coding sequence ATGAACGTCACCGCCCGTTGTCTCGGCCTCGGCGTCACCGCCGCGCTGCTCACCGCCGTCGGGTCCGTGCTCGGCTATCCGGAGCTCGCGCTGCTCGGCACCGCCGGTCTGACGGTGGTCGGCTATGCGGCCGGCTACGCGCTGTGGCAGCCCCGGCTGTCGGTACGCCGTACCGTCGAACCCGACCGGGTGAACCGCGGCGACGTGTGCACCGTGACGCTGCAGGTCGGCAACCTTCGGCGCTGGGGCGCGGCGAGCGTCCTCGCCGAGGAACGGTGCGGCCGGCGGTGGATTCCGGTGCCGCTGGCCCGATTGCGCTCCGGCGCCACGACCACGGTGCGCTATCCGGTACCCACCGATCGCCGGGGCGTGCTCCCGGTCGGCCCGTTGCGGGTGCTCCGGCGCGACCCGTTCGGCCTGGTCGCCGTCGCACGCGCGGACGGCGAACCGGTCCGGGTATGGGTCCGGCCGCAGATGCATCCACTGCGCGCGGTGCCGGCCGGGATCGCCCGCAGCCTGGACGGCCGGATCGACCGGGTACCGCACGGCAGCATCACCTTCGACTCCTTACGGGAGTACGTCGTCGGCGACGAACTACGCCGGGTGCACTGGCGGACCAGCGCCCGGATCGGCCAGCTAATGGTGCGGGAACACGTCGACACCAGTATGCCCCGGCTGGTGGTGCTGCTGGACAACCGGACGGTCGCGTACCACGACCACGCCGACGGGGCGTCGGCGACGTTCGAGTCGGCCTGTGAGGCGGCGGCGTCGGTGGTCGACGCGGCGACCCGGGCCGACCTTCCGGTGCTGCTGCGGATGGTCGTCGACCAGCCGCCGCCGGACGGCACGCCGAGTCGGCACCCGCTGGACCGGCTGGCCGAGGTCACGCTGGCCGGGACCGACCGGCTGACCGGCGAGGACCCGGTCCGACAGGTCTGCGACCAGCTGCGCCAGCAACGGCCCGGCGACACGCTGGTCTATCTGGCCGGCACCGGTGATCCGGATGCCGTCGCCCGCATCGGTGCGCTGCGCGCAGTCTTCGCGATCATTCTGGTCGGCCGGATCACCGGCGCCGTCGACCCGTCGGCAGGCGGGGCACCGGCGCTGGGTGCCCCGACCGGGCTGGCCGGAGTGCTGTTCGTCGAGGCGGCCGACGGTGTCAGCTTCGCCGCCGGCTGGGATGCGGCAGGTGACCGGTGA
- a CDS encoding transglutaminaseTgpA domain-containing protein, translated as MTGDRTTGLARLGAVAAALIAMTGSAAVLLGRIYDGAAASWLIAGAGAAAVLVGTCARRLPNWQVAPLSVLLMGGYLLAAGWWAADRAELAGPVTRLLADAAANGVPRLLTAMIPMEAVPDTVVVPVVASWLAGFTATELAVRARRMLLGCLPPLLLFGAAAFVVGPNAEPARWPALLFVAAAAVGLLVTAAPAPAARRSGSAATVNQPSGPRSGGGGGALTTVRLRTAAVSFAGAATVLLLVAVSAPWVVARIATTDVDPRRYVAPPQVEILDENPLIRISGWALNPDQPLFDLRVGASPPPAVDGPQASGAGPRPTADGALRLTLAVLHDYDGVTWRVGGTYRNAGRVLPPVEDAAASRTDASSTDAVRQEITVAELSGRLLPAITAPVRVDGVRVAYDRASSTLLHPEGLTPGVTYAVDSVPRRPPLNALTTADVPAGESVARTLRVADGVPAEIRRLAQQLARDNGAPYQRALAVEQFLADHYQLVADAPSGHAYPNLGFFLFGPRDAGGQQGTSEQFAAAYALLSRLMGLPTRVVVGFVVPSGDATVHGRHAVAWPEVLFSGVGWVPFDPLPRPDSTPRPIEEEFRPAPDEPTPSVAPSVLPTVDPTPSTPPSAASAPPGGRPSGWLLGVVAATVAGAGAAGWAGVVLLLRRRLRDRRLDSGLPAHRVCGAWLEVVDALRLAGHPAGGHMSASEVAGHGRELPDGAALPRLDPLAELVNLASFAPGQTDDEQARRAGGYATVWVAALRARRPWWQRVIWSLDPGPLRWERRRRTAATANTAVNG; from the coding sequence GTGACCGGTGACCGGACGACCGGGCTGGCGCGTCTCGGTGCGGTGGCGGCGGCGCTGATCGCGATGACCGGGTCAGCCGCGGTCCTGCTCGGCCGAATCTACGACGGGGCGGCGGCCAGCTGGCTGATCGCCGGTGCCGGCGCGGCGGCGGTGCTGGTCGGCACGTGCGCCCGGCGGCTGCCGAACTGGCAGGTGGCTCCACTGTCCGTCCTGCTGATGGGTGGCTACCTGCTGGCCGCCGGATGGTGGGCGGCGGACCGGGCGGAGCTGGCCGGCCCGGTGACCCGGCTGCTCGCCGACGCCGCCGCGAACGGGGTTCCCCGGCTGCTGACCGCGATGATCCCGATGGAGGCGGTGCCGGACACGGTGGTGGTTCCGGTCGTGGCCAGCTGGCTCGCCGGCTTCACCGCGACCGAGCTCGCGGTGCGGGCCCGGCGCATGCTGCTCGGCTGCCTGCCGCCGTTGCTGCTGTTCGGCGCGGCGGCGTTCGTGGTCGGGCCGAACGCCGAGCCGGCCCGGTGGCCGGCGCTGCTGTTCGTCGCGGCGGCGGCGGTCGGGCTGCTGGTCACCGCGGCGCCGGCACCCGCTGCCCGGCGGAGCGGGTCGGCGGCAACGGTCAACCAGCCGTCCGGGCCGCGCAGCGGTGGCGGTGGTGGCGCGCTGACGACGGTACGGCTGCGGACGGCGGCGGTGTCGTTCGCCGGCGCGGCCACCGTACTGCTGCTGGTGGCGGTGAGCGCCCCGTGGGTGGTGGCCCGGATCGCGACGACCGACGTCGACCCACGCCGCTACGTCGCACCACCGCAGGTGGAAATCCTCGACGAGAATCCCCTGATCAGGATCTCCGGTTGGGCACTCAATCCCGATCAGCCGCTGTTCGACCTGCGGGTCGGCGCGTCACCGCCTCCGGCCGTGGACGGGCCGCAAGCCTCCGGGGCCGGCCCGCGTCCGACCGCAGACGGTGCGCTACGGCTGACTCTGGCCGTGCTGCACGACTACGACGGCGTCACCTGGCGGGTCGGCGGGACCTATCGCAACGCCGGCCGGGTGCTGCCGCCGGTCGAGGACGCTGCGGCGTCGCGAACCGACGCCTCGTCGACAGACGCAGTACGCCAGGAGATCACCGTGGCCGAGCTGTCCGGCCGGCTGCTGCCCGCGATCACCGCCCCGGTACGGGTCGACGGCGTCCGGGTGGCCTACGACCGGGCCAGCAGCACCTTGCTGCACCCCGAGGGTCTCACTCCCGGCGTCACGTACGCCGTCGACTCGGTGCCGCGTCGACCACCGCTGAACGCGCTGACCACCGCAGACGTGCCGGCCGGGGAGTCGGTGGCCCGGACCCTGCGGGTGGCTGACGGGGTGCCGGCGGAGATCCGTCGGCTCGCCCAGCAGCTCGCCCGGGACAACGGTGCGCCGTACCAGCGGGCGCTGGCCGTCGAGCAGTTCCTCGCCGACCACTACCAGCTTGTCGCCGACGCGCCGAGCGGGCACGCGTACCCGAATCTGGGTTTCTTCCTCTTCGGGCCGCGCGACGCCGGCGGCCAGCAGGGCACCTCCGAGCAGTTCGCCGCTGCCTACGCGCTGCTCAGCCGGCTGATGGGGCTACCCACCCGGGTGGTCGTCGGGTTCGTGGTGCCGTCCGGTGACGCGACGGTGCACGGCAGGCACGCGGTGGCCTGGCCGGAGGTGCTCTTCTCCGGTGTCGGTTGGGTGCCGTTCGATCCGCTGCCCCGACCGGACAGTACGCCGCGCCCGATCGAGGAGGAGTTCCGGCCGGCACCGGACGAGCCGACGCCGTCTGTGGCGCCGTCCGTGCTACCGACGGTCGACCCGACGCCGTCGACACCGCCCTCGGCGGCCTCCGCACCGCCGGGCGGTCGGCCGTCCGGCTGGCTGCTCGGCGTCGTCGCGGCGACGGTGGCCGGGGCCGGCGCGGCCGGATGGGCCGGCGTCGTCCTGCTGCTGCGTCGCCGGCTACGCGACCGGCGACTCGACAGCGGCCTGCCCGCGCACCGGGTCTGCGGGGCCTGGCTCGAGGTGGTCGACGCGCTCCGGCTGGCTGGTCACCCGGCCGGGGGGCACATGTCCGCCAGCGAGGTGGCCGGACACGGTCGGGAGTTGCCGGACGGTGCGGCACTGCCCCGGCTCGACCCGCTGGCCGAGCTGGTCAACCTCGCCAGCTTCGCACCGGGGCAGACCGACGACGAGCAGGCCCGGCGCGCCGGTGGCTACGCCACCGTCTGGGTGGCGGCGCTGCGTGCCCGGCGGCCGTGGTGGCAGCGGGTGATCTGGTCGCTGGACCCCGGTCCACTGCGCTGGGAGCGTCGCCGACGTACAGCCGCCACCGCGAACACCGCAGTAAACGGTTAG
- a CDS encoding DUF3159 domain-containing protein encodes MTGTSDDTQAESLAQLLGGRRGAIDATLPAVAFGVGWVAGGESIWVGVCCAVTVGVVIAGVRLRRGDRPRSVLIGLLAVCVAAVIALRTGRASDFFLVQLLSNAASALAWAFSIVVRRPLLGVVVGAVLGQRTGWRRDPALLRAYGRASWVWVGQYVTRVAVFVPLYLADQAMALAALRVALAWPLVAACLAVSWWVLRRSLPAGHPGIRRPVPADLR; translated from the coding sequence GTGACCGGTACATCGGACGACACCCAGGCGGAGTCACTGGCGCAACTGCTCGGTGGGCGACGAGGCGCCATCGACGCCACGCTGCCAGCAGTGGCGTTCGGCGTCGGATGGGTGGCCGGCGGAGAGTCGATCTGGGTCGGCGTGTGCTGCGCGGTCACGGTCGGCGTGGTGATCGCCGGGGTACGCCTACGGCGTGGTGATCGACCCCGGTCGGTGCTGATCGGGCTGCTCGCCGTCTGCGTCGCCGCGGTGATCGCGCTACGCACCGGGCGGGCGTCCGACTTCTTCCTGGTGCAGCTGCTGTCGAACGCGGCGAGCGCACTGGCCTGGGCGTTCAGCATCGTCGTCCGGCGGCCGCTGCTCGGCGTGGTAGTGGGAGCGGTGCTGGGTCAACGGACCGGGTGGCGCCGGGATCCGGCGCTGCTGCGGGCGTACGGCCGGGCCAGCTGGGTCTGGGTCGGGCAGTACGTGACCCGGGTGGCCGTCTTCGTCCCGCTCTATCTCGCCGACCAGGCGATGGCGCTGGCAGCCTTACGGGTCGCGCTAGCCTGGCCGCTGGTCGCCGCCTGCCTGGCGGTGAGCTGGTGGGTGCTCCGCCGGTCGCTTCCGGCCGGGCACCCGGGGATACGCCGTCCGGTACCGGCCGACCTACGGTGA